A single window of Salvia splendens isolate huo1 chromosome 6, SspV2, whole genome shotgun sequence DNA harbors:
- the LOC121808451 gene encoding eukaryotic translation initiation factor 3 subunit L-like, whose translation MTGAAPYDSDQPHGDSASGYDPNYVPDSVKSFVVHMYRQIREKNVYEIHQMYETSFQSISDRFFKDAPWPSVDAVATYVDNDHVFCLLYREMWFRHLYARLSPTLKQRIDSWDNYCNLFQVVLHGVVNMQLPNQWLWDMVDEFVYQFQSFCQYRAKMKNKTEQEIALLRQYDQAWNVYGVLNYLQALVEKSSIIQILEQEKEGLEQFTATDGYDYSGGSNVLKVLGYFSMVGLLRVHCLLGDYHTGLKCILPIDISQQGVYTSVIGSHITTIYHYGFANLMLRRYTEAIREFNKILLYIFKTKQYHQKSPQYEQILKKNEQMYALLAVTLSLCPQLKIVEETVNSQLREKYGEKMLRMQRYDDEAFALYDELFSYACPKFITPSASSYEEPLVNYNQDAYRLQLKLFLYEVKQQQLLSGIRTFLNVYSTISIAKLASYMEVDEDTLRTILMTYKHKMHSVNSDGKIISNMDTNFYIDDDMIHVVESKAPKKYGDYFMRQIVKLEGIMSDIDRVKLE comes from the exons ATGACCGGCGCTGCGCCATACGACTCTGATCAACCACACGGCGACTCCGCCTCCGGCTACGACCCGAACTACGTGCCGGACTCCGTGAAGTCATTTGTGGTGCACATGTACCGCCAAATACGGGAGAAGAACGTCTACGAGATCCACCAAATGTACGAGACATCGTTCCAGAGCATTAGCGATAGGTTCTTCAAGGACGCCCCGTGGCCTTCCGTCGACGCCGTCGCCACCTACGTCGACAATGACCACGTCTTCTGCCTGCTCTATCGCGAGATGTGGTTCCGCCACCTCTACGCGCGCCTCTCGCCGACGCTTAAGCAGCGGATTGATTCGTGGGATAATTATTGCAATCTCTTCCAG GTTGTATTGCATGGAGTGGTGAATATGCAACTGCCAAATCAGTGGTTGTGGGACATGGTTGATGAATTTGTGTACCAGTTCCAGTCATTCTGTCAGTATCGTGCCAAGATGAAGAACAAAACTGAGCAGGAGATTGCACTTTTGCGCCAGTATGATCAG GCGTGGAATGTGTATGGTGTCCTCAATTATTTACAAGCACTTGTGGAGAAGTCTTCGATCATTCAGATTCTGGAACAGGAGAAGGAAGGTCTTGAGCAGTTTACTGCTACAGATGGATATGATTATAGTGGCGGAAGTAATGTGTTGAAGGTCTTGGGGTACTTCAGCATGGTAGGCCTGCTTAGAGTTCACTGTTTATTGGGTGATTATCACACTGGCCTGAAGTGCATACTTCCTATTGACATAAGTCAACAAGGCGTCTATACCAGTGTCATTGGGAGCCACATAACCACAATATATCACTATGGGTTTGCAAATCTCATGCTTCGGAG GTATACGGAGGCAATTCGAGAATTCAATAAAATACTTCTTTACATATTCAAGACTAAGCAGTATCACCAGAAGTCCCCTCAATATGAACAGATATTGAAAAAGAATGAGCAAATGTATGCTTTGCTTGCAGTCACTCTTTCCCTCTGTCCTCAATTGAAGATTGTTGAGGAGACTGTCAACTCTCAGCTGCGGGAGAAGTATGGTGAAAAAATGTTGAGGATGCAGAGATATGATGATGAGGCATTTGCTCTATATGACGAGCTCTTCTCTTATGCATGCCCAAAGTTCATCACTCCATCTGCCTCAAGTTATGAGGAGCCACTTGTAAATTACAACCAG gATGCCTATAGACTACAGTTGAAGTTGTTTCTCTATGAAGTAAAGCAGCAGCAACTATTATCAGGCATCCGGACCTTTTTAAATGTATACTCTACAATCTCCATTGCAAAGCTGGCCTCGTACATGGAAGTTGATGAGGATACTTTGAG GACAATTTTGATGACATACAAACACAAGATGCATTCGGTTAATTCAGATGGAAAAATTATCTCCAATATGGATACCAATTTCTACATTGATGAT GACATGATCCATGTTGTTGAATCCAAAGCACCAAAGAAATACGGTGATTACTTTATGCGCCAAATTGTCAAG CTTGAAGGGATAATGTCTGATATCGACAGAGTAAAGCTGGAGTAA
- the LOC121806280 gene encoding polyadenylate-binding protein-interacting protein 6-like, which translates to MKTGSSLNPYAAAYVPLFKRGPADLTKEFGSPQEFNSGNEAGQKFGYHPVNLFPRGQHPNVYQSHSQSPGAPQTAEYPKWKDNRSSEFFASTSQYPEKQSFDVDSDMDLAYLQMIFPGISDESLSDVYQANRCDLDSAVDMLNQLEVQHDDSTDKLPDTLDIGDVPDSAPVKAPQGAKNATGGASTSALSDLPAKS; encoded by the exons ATGAAGACAGGATCTTCTTTAAATCCTTATGCAGCAGCCTATGTGCCACTCTTTAAAAGAGGCCCTGCTGATCTAACCAAAGAGTTTGGTTCACCTCAAGAATTTAACAGTGGAAATGAGGCTGGTCAAAAATTTGGATATCATCCTGTAAATCTGTTTCCACGAGGTCAGCATCCAAATGTTTATCAAAGTCATTCCCAGAGTCCTGGTGCTCCCCAAACTGCTGAATATCCTAAATGGAAAGATAATCGCAGTAGTGAGTTTTTTGCTTCGACGTCACAGTACCCAGAAAAGCAAAGCTTTGATGTAGACTCTGACATGGACCTGGCTTACCTGCAAATGATCTTTCCTGGAATATCAGATGAGTCTCTTTCTGATGTCTATCAAGCCAACAGATGTGATTTGGATTCTGCAGTCGACATGCTAAACCAACTTGAG GTCCAGCATGATGATTCAACAGATAAGCTTCCCGATACACTGGACATCGGCGATGTGCCCGATTCTGCGCCTGTCAAAGCACCACAGGGAGCAAAGAATGCAACAGGTGGAGCTTCAACATCTGCCTTGTCCGACCTTCCTGCTAAAAGCTAA
- the LOC121808452 gene encoding nucleolin-like, with product MVGGGNRRDESSFTVSNTNVFAALDTLRKKKKSDKEKGSSKGGKGTSKAAGGQNTVAEKQVFWAPAPLTVKSWADVDDEDDDDYYATTAPPQAMWGGSALNAPEETHKPDVVEESESEDELLDEGDDDMEDGHGQEPEVEEQPEPVAVQPAEASSAPKETERQLSKKERRKKELAELEAILADFGVNPTEKAEDEASSDIAKEQKDGQSNGTADKKDNPPAESKSAKKKKKKEKASKEGKDPQDQSNSSDVPNGQEETAGTEQVEEDASAVDVKERLKRLASSKKKKSNKEVDSAARAAAVEAAARSKRLAAAKKKEKNHYNQQPIR from the exons ATGGTTGGAGGCGGGAATAGAAGGGATGAGTCGTCTTTTACTGTGAGCAACACCAATGTTTTTGCGGCTCTGGATactttgaggaagaagaagaagtctgACAAAGAAAAGGGGTCCTCTAAGGGGGGCAAGGGCACGTCGAAAGCTGCGGGGGGACAAAATACTGTGGCAGAGAAGCAGGTGTTCTGGGCGCCGGCACCTTTGACAGTGAAGTCTTGGGCAGATGTTGACGATGAGGATGATGATGACTACTATGCCACTACTGCTCCTCCCCAGGCGATGTGGGGTGGTTCAGCTCTGAATGCACCTGAAGAGACTCATAAACCTGATGTTGTGGAG GAAAGTGAAAGTGAGGATGAACTTCTTGATGAAGGTGATGATGATATGGAAGATGGGCATGGCCAGGAACCAGAGGTTGAAGAACAGCCTGAGCCAGTGGCTGTGCAGCCGGCAGAAGCTTCATCAGCACCTAAAGAGACAGAAAGACAGCTTTCCAAGAAggagagaaggaaaaaggagcTTGCTGAGCTCGAGGCAATTTTagctgattttggtgtgaacCCCACAGAGAAAGCTGAAGATGAGGCATCATCTG ATATTGCGAAAGAGCAGAAGGATGGACAATCAAATGGGACTGCTGATAAGAAGGATAACCCCCCTGCTGAGTCGAAAAGtgcaaagaagaagaaaaagaaggaaaaggcTTCCAAAGAGGGCAAGGATCCTCAGGATCAGTCCAACAGCTCGGATGTTCCTAATGGACAAGAGGAGACTGCTGGAACtgaacaagtggaagaagacgCCTCGGCCGTAGACGTGAAAGAGAGGCTCAAGAGGTTGGCGTCttccaagaaaaagaaatcaaataAAGAGGTGGACTCTGCTGCAAGAGCTGCTGCTGTTGAAGCTGCCGCTAGGAGTAAAAGACTTGCTGCTGCcaagaagaaagagaagaacCATTACAACCAGCAACCAATCCGGTAA